One Lycium barbarum isolate Lr01 chromosome 5, ASM1917538v2, whole genome shotgun sequence genomic window carries:
- the LOC132639838 gene encoding transcription factor MYB3-like → MRKPCIDHNKDKMRGAWSKTDGLLDSTKGGNFSEDEDDLIIRLHALLGNRWSLIAGRLPGRRDDEVKNYWNSHLKIKLTKMGIDPMNYRISDYVRWKNLKFNWLKNEESDREISDAESSSTSRSSTIG, encoded by the exons ATGAGGAAGCCTTGCATTGATCATAACAAGGATAAAATGAGAGGAGCTTGGTCTAAAACTGATG GTCTGCTTGATAGCACAAAAGGAGGCAACTTTTCTGAGGATGAAGATGATCTCATCATCAGGCTTCATGCCCTTCTTGGCAACAG GTGGTCATTAATAGCGGGGAGATTGCCAGGTCGCCGTGATGATGAAGTGAAGAACTATTGGAACTCccatttgaaaataaagcttaCAAAAATGGGAATTGATCCAATGAATTATCGCATATCCGATTATGTTCGTTGGAAAAACCTCAAGTTTAATTGGCTAAAAAATGAAGAATCTGATCGAGAAATATCTGATGCCGAAAGTTCTTCCACCTCAAGAAGCTCAACCATAGGTTAA